A DNA window from Piliocolobus tephrosceles isolate RC106 chromosome 9, ASM277652v3, whole genome shotgun sequence contains the following coding sequences:
- the EXOSC1 gene encoding exosome complex component CSL4 isoform X2 — translation MWGPCHLRTLFEELSARKMSEQLKKTRLLVEIYKSFRPGDIVLAKVISLGDAQSNYLLTTAENELGVVVAHSESGIQMVPISWCEMQCPKTHTKEFRKVARVQPEFLQT, via the exons ATGTGGGGTCCATGCCACTTAAGAACTCTTTTCGAGGAACTATCCG caAGGAAGATGTCCGAGCAACTGAAAAAGACAAGGTTGTTG GTTGAAATTTATAAGAGTTTCCGCCCAGGTGACATTGTCCTGGCCAAAGTG ATCTCCTTAGGTGATGCACAGTCCAACTACCTGCTAACCACTGCCGAGAAcgagctgggagtggtggtagcCCACAGTGAGTCAG GTATTCAGATGGTTCCCATCAGCTGGTGTGAGATGCAGTGCCCTAAGACCCACACTAAAGAATTCCGGAAAGTAGCCCGAGTACAACCTGAATTCTTGCAGACCTAA